In one window of Chloroflexota bacterium DNA:
- a CDS encoding aconitate hydratase: MGQSLTHKVLESHLISGELRPGQEIAIRIDQTLTQDASGTTAYLHFEALGIPRVRTELSVSYVDHNTLQTGFESADDHRFLQTIAARYGIYFSRPGNGICHQVHLERFARPGRTLLGSDSHTPTAGGMGMLAIGAGGLDVAIAMGGGAYYLVMPRVLGVHLTGQLPPWVSAKDVILELLRRLSVKGGVGYIIEYFGEGVRSLDVPARSTITNMGTELGATTSIFPSDEETLRYLRAQQREEVWIPLEADPDAAYDRVIEIDLSDLEPLIACPSSPDNVVPVREVAGRPVAQVCVGSCTNSSYPDLMKVAGILRGRHVHPNVSMTLSPGSRQVYTMIARNGALADLIAAGVRVLESACGPCVGMGQAPPTGAISLRTFNRNFPGRSGTPGDQVYLCSPETAAAAAITGVITDPRDLGDPVPASLPERYAVDDSMIIPPAEDPEAVEVIRGPNIKPIPLPSPLPDTLGGEVLLKVGDNISTDHISPAGAHILPLRSNLPALAEYTFTRVDPEFPRRARESGGGFIVGGHNYGQGSAREHAALAPRYLGVIGVIARSFARIHHTNLVNFGVLPLVFTEEDDYRRLQQGDRLEIPHVREALQRGEILTVHNRTQGWSFQARHQLTPRQVQIVLAGGLVNHLRGQIRR, from the coding sequence ATGGGACAAAGCCTGACACATAAGGTCCTGGAGTCGCACCTCATCTCCGGCGAGCTACGGCCGGGACAAGAGATCGCCATCCGCATCGATCAGACGCTCACCCAGGACGCCTCCGGGACCACCGCGTACCTCCACTTCGAAGCGCTGGGAATCCCCCGGGTACGCACGGAACTCTCGGTCTCCTACGTGGATCACAACACGCTCCAGACCGGGTTCGAGAGCGCAGACGACCATCGGTTTCTCCAGACCATCGCCGCCCGATACGGCATCTATTTCAGCCGGCCGGGCAACGGCATCTGCCATCAGGTCCACCTGGAGCGATTCGCCCGCCCCGGCCGGACGCTGCTGGGCTCCGACTCCCACACCCCCACGGCCGGGGGCATGGGAATGCTCGCCATCGGCGCCGGCGGCCTGGATGTGGCCATCGCCATGGGAGGCGGCGCGTATTATCTCGTCATGCCTCGCGTGCTGGGAGTCCACCTTACCGGCCAGCTTCCGCCGTGGGTGTCCGCGAAGGACGTGATCCTGGAGCTGCTGCGTCGTCTGAGCGTGAAAGGCGGCGTGGGCTACATCATTGAGTACTTCGGCGAGGGGGTGCGCAGCCTGGACGTGCCCGCCCGATCCACCATTACGAACATGGGGACGGAGCTGGGGGCCACCACATCCATCTTCCCCAGCGACGAGGAGACGCTTCGCTATCTGCGGGCGCAGCAGCGCGAGGAAGTATGGATCCCCCTGGAGGCCGACCCCGATGCCGCCTATGACCGGGTGATCGAGATCGATCTGAGCGACCTGGAGCCACTGATCGCCTGCCCGTCCAGCCCGGACAACGTCGTGCCCGTGCGGGAGGTGGCCGGAAGGCCCGTGGCCCAAGTGTGCGTCGGGTCGTGCACCAACTCGTCGTACCCAGATCTGATGAAGGTGGCAGGCATACTGCGGGGACGCCATGTGCATCCCAACGTCAGCATGACCCTCTCCCCCGGCTCCCGGCAGGTGTACACCATGATCGCCCGCAACGGGGCGCTGGCGGACCTCATCGCCGCCGGGGTGCGGGTGCTGGAATCCGCCTGCGGGCCGTGCGTCGGCATGGGACAGGCGCCCCCCACCGGGGCGATCAGCCTGAGGACGTTCAACCGCAACTTCCCTGGGCGTTCCGGCACGCCCGGCGATCAGGTATATCTGTGCAGCCCGGAGACGGCGGCGGCCGCCGCCATCACCGGGGTCATCACCGACCCGCGTGATCTGGGCGATCCCGTCCCGGCCTCCCTCCCCGAGCGGTACGCGGTGGACGACAGCATGATCATCCCGCCCGCCGAGGATCCGGAGGCCGTGGAGGTCATCCGCGGGCCCAACATCAAGCCCATCCCGCTTCCGTCGCCCCTGCCGGACACGCTCGGCGGCGAGGTCCTGCTGAAGGTGGGGGACAACATCTCCACCGATCACATCTCGCCGGCGGGAGCCCACATCCTGCCATTGCGCTCCAACCTGCCCGCGCTGGCCGAATACACCTTCACCCGGGTCGATCCCGAGTTCCCGCGGCGGGCCCGGGAAAGCGGGGGCGGGTTCATCGTGGGCGGACACAATTACGGCCAGGGCTCCGCCCGGGAGCACGCGGCGCTGGCGCCGCGCTATCTGGGCGTCATCGGCGTGATCGCTCGCTCCTTCGCCCGTATCCACCACACCAACCTGGTCAACTTCGGGGTGCTCCCACTCGTCTTCACGGAGGAGGATGACTACCGGCGGCTGCAGCAGGGCGACCGATTGGAGATCCCCCACGTGCGTGAGGCGCTTCAACGCGGGGAGATCCTCACAGTGCACAATCGAACCCAGGGCTGGAGCTTCCAGGCACGCCATCAGCTGACCCCCCGGCAGGTACAAATCGTCCTGGCCGGAGGGCTGGTAAACCACTTACGAGGACAGATCAGGAGGTAG